In Porphyromonas cangingivalis, a genomic segment contains:
- a CDS encoding redox-active protein, whose product MAKSTDFFHVKPQNWNCAQSIQKGFQHVTKMSDEEIELTYRPMGGGRAEGGLCGALYSAENILKERGLPSIKDEFTRRAGGATCRELKGENKFPCTSAVDLAEELLTERLKEAGMDK is encoded by the coding sequence ATGGCTAAATCAACCGACTTTTTTCATGTAAAACCACAAAACTGGAACTGTGCCCAATCGATACAAAAGGGCTTCCAGCATGTCACAAAAATGTCTGACGAGGAGATCGAACTCACCTATCGTCCCATGGGCGGAGGGCGTGCCGAAGGGGGGCTGTGTGGTGCTCTTTACTCTGCTGAGAATATCCTTAAGGAGAGAGGTCTTCCGTCGATCAAAGACGAATTTACCCGTCGTGCAGGTGGTGCTACTTGTCGTGAGCTCAAGGGGGAAAATAAGTTCCCCTGCACTTCTGCTGTAGACCTGGCCGAGGAACTCCTCACTGAGCGTCTCAAAGAAGCCGGCATGGACAAGTAA
- a CDS encoding OmpA family protein gives MKLSRITYTLLCAALGTSSVLAQSTEPRNEEQPKSRKAWEIGIGGTWVSWDRISVTGFQNRPEDYFYNLKVNHLLTGGNLYIARELNSWFYLDLQGSMSFVENHHRQAGDAKYQYLLTAGPGLQFRLSPLFKSKYLEPYLRLGVNYLYKNYDVMSAGVFKDDPTGQAKWESFNTWHKDKINDSNSYFPLSLGFGANGWFNNHFGLGIQAQYQLPLQKGLPRFAQMSARLLWRIGGEDKKGAPRVQYVEREVERIVEVEKIVEKLVPVAAESRIYEMFENVNFEFDKHDLTPRSLEILKEAASILKDLSGSHFLITGYTDARGSDEYNLDLSRRRAEVVVKELVKQGVPAHMLKWRGVGKKVVSVSEAEADNVRLGDRKTTIEKISNMEYWNKLP, from the coding sequence ATGAAATTATCAAGAATAACATATACTCTACTTTGTGCGGCACTGGGGACTTCCTCAGTGCTCGCACAGAGCACAGAGCCTCGCAACGAGGAGCAGCCCAAGAGCCGTAAGGCCTGGGAAATCGGTATCGGTGGTACTTGGGTAAGTTGGGATCGTATCTCTGTTACGGGCTTTCAGAACCGTCCTGAGGATTACTTCTACAACCTCAAGGTCAATCACCTTCTCACCGGTGGTAATCTCTACATCGCAAGAGAATTGAACTCTTGGTTTTATCTCGATCTTCAAGGCTCTATGAGTTTTGTCGAGAATCACCACAGACAGGCCGGAGATGCTAAGTATCAGTATCTCTTGACTGCAGGTCCCGGTCTTCAGTTCCGTCTCTCACCACTGTTCAAGTCCAAGTATCTTGAACCTTATCTCAGACTTGGTGTCAACTACTTGTACAAGAACTATGACGTCATGAGCGCAGGAGTCTTCAAGGACGATCCTACGGGTCAGGCAAAGTGGGAGTCTTTCAACACTTGGCACAAGGATAAGATCAATGACAGCAACTCATACTTCCCTCTATCTCTCGGCTTTGGTGCCAATGGATGGTTCAATAACCACTTCGGTCTTGGCATCCAGGCTCAGTATCAGCTCCCTCTTCAAAAGGGTCTTCCACGCTTCGCTCAGATGTCTGCACGACTCCTATGGCGTATCGGTGGTGAAGACAAGAAGGGTGCTCCGAGAGTACAGTACGTAGAGAGAGAGGTCGAAAGGATCGTTGAGGTCGAAAAGATCGTCGAGAAGCTCGTCCCTGTGGCTGCAGAGTCAAGGATCTATGAGATGTTTGAGAACGTCAACTTTGAGTTCGACAAGCACGATCTCACTCCAAGATCCCTCGAAATCCTCAAGGAGGCTGCAAGCATCTTGAAAGATCTTTCAGGTAGCCACTTCCTCATCACCGGTTATACCGATGCGAGAGGTAGTGATGAGTACAACCTCGATCTTTCCAGAAGACGTGCTGAGGTCGTTGTCAAGGAACTTGTCAAGCAAGGTGTCCCTGCACACATGTTGAAGTGGAGAGGTGTGGGTAAGAAGGTTGTCTCTGTATCTGAAGCAGAAGCCGACAACGTCCGTCTCGGAGACCGTAAGACCACTATCGAAAAGATCTCTAACATGGAGTACTGGAACAAACTTCCATAA
- a CDS encoding FtsL-like putative cell division protein: protein MAICGGEFLSDSFRADTLKWIIAATLLALFLVYNNYTAIRQLRAINNLKREITDLRMEEVSISSTLMGATRISAIEERVREENLEISIPKTPPIIIEK from the coding sequence TTGGCGATATGCGGGGGGGAGTTCCTCAGCGATAGCTTCCGGGCGGATACACTGAAGTGGATCATTGCTGCGACGCTACTTGCGCTCTTCCTTGTGTACAACAACTACACTGCCATACGTCAGCTCCGTGCGATCAACAACCTCAAGCGTGAGATCACAGACCTGAGGATGGAGGAGGTCTCTATCTCTTCGACCCTCATGGGGGCTACCCGTATCTCCGCCATAGAGGAGCGAGTGAGGGAGGAAAATCTCGAAATCTCGATCCCCAAGACCCCTCCCATAATCATAGAGAAGTAA
- a CDS encoding UDP-N-acetylmuramoyl-L-alanyl-D-glutamate--2,6-diaminopimelate ligase — translation MRLSQLLKGIAHEQLGDASAVEIKKITSDSRKVEPGDLFVAIKGTITDGHNYIDQAVKKGAVAILCEELPDEQAEHIAYIRAEHTDVILGELAANYYDHPSEKLKLIGVTGTNGKTTIATLLYRLFKGLGYKVGLISTVCVYIDDEVRASERTTPDALTLQCLLNEMRQAGCSYVFMEVSSHAVCQHRIGGAVFVGGIFTNITHDHLDYHGTFLNYLKAKQGFFDGLCKEAFALTNIDEPNGGVMVQNSKADIHTYGLKRDADFKGKILEQHLEGTDMLFGSTEVFTHFVGNFNAYNLLAVYGAAMLLGADKDEVLRLMSTLRPVDGRFQTILSPKGYVAVVDYAHTPDALENVLTTLTDLIDNTGGRLITVVGCGGNRDQAKRPVMAAISAKHSDLVILTSDNPRDEDPVEIIRQMQEGLDVDAAARTLSITDRREAIRTACTMAIPKDIILIAGKGHETYQEIKGVKHHFSDFEIVTEITSKEKPLV, via the coding sequence ATGAGACTCAGTCAGTTACTCAAAGGCATTGCGCACGAACAACTCGGTGATGCTTCGGCCGTAGAGATAAAAAAGATCACGAGCGACTCACGAAAGGTGGAGCCGGGGGATCTCTTCGTTGCGATCAAAGGTACCATCACGGACGGGCACAACTATATCGATCAAGCGGTCAAGAAGGGAGCTGTCGCTATCTTGTGTGAGGAGTTGCCCGATGAGCAGGCAGAGCATATAGCATACATCCGTGCAGAGCATACCGATGTGATCCTCGGGGAGTTGGCGGCAAACTATTACGACCACCCTTCCGAAAAACTGAAACTCATCGGAGTGACGGGGACGAACGGCAAGACGACGATCGCAACACTCTTGTATCGACTCTTCAAGGGGTTGGGGTACAAGGTGGGGCTCATATCTACCGTCTGTGTCTACATCGACGATGAGGTGAGGGCGTCGGAGCGCACGACTCCCGATGCGCTTACGCTTCAGTGCTTGCTCAACGAGATGAGACAAGCCGGCTGTTCGTATGTGTTTATGGAAGTATCCTCTCATGCCGTCTGTCAGCATCGTATCGGTGGTGCGGTCTTTGTCGGCGGGATATTCACGAACATCACCCATGATCACTTGGATTATCATGGCACGTTCCTTAACTATCTTAAAGCAAAGCAGGGCTTCTTCGACGGGCTCTGCAAGGAGGCTTTCGCCTTGACCAATATCGATGAGCCCAACGGTGGCGTGATGGTACAGAACAGCAAAGCCGATATCCACACCTACGGACTCAAGAGGGATGCGGACTTCAAGGGAAAGATCCTTGAACAGCACCTTGAGGGGACGGATATGCTCTTCGGCTCTACCGAGGTCTTCACCCACTTTGTGGGGAATTTCAATGCGTACAATCTCCTCGCTGTCTATGGGGCTGCGATGTTATTGGGTGCGGACAAGGATGAGGTGCTCCGCCTCATGAGCACCCTTCGTCCGGTCGATGGGAGGTTCCAGACGATCCTTTCGCCCAAAGGATATGTTGCTGTCGTGGACTATGCCCACACACCTGATGCTCTGGAGAACGTCCTTACGACACTCACCGATCTCATCGACAATACGGGAGGTCGTCTGATCACCGTCGTCGGCTGTGGAGGTAATAGAGACCAGGCCAAACGCCCTGTCATGGCTGCCATAAGTGCCAAGCACAGCGACCTCGTCATCCTCACTTCTGATAACCCTCGTGACGAAGATCCTGTCGAGATCATCAGGCAGATGCAGGAGGGGCTGGATGTCGACGCTGCGGCTCGTACGCTGAGCATCACCGATCGTCGTGAGGCCATTCGTACTGCTTGTACCATGGCTATACCCAAGGACATCATCCTCATTGCCGGCAAGGGACACGAGACTTATCAGGAGATCAAGGGGGTGAAGCATCACTTCTCCGACTTTGAAATAGTGACAGAGATAACTTCTAAGGAAAAACCACTGGTATAA
- the murD gene encoding UDP-N-acetylmuramoyl-L-alanine--D-glutamate ligase, with protein MAYTIVLGGGESGLWAAALAAQKGHKVLLSDNAKLSDESKTFLHEHHIPYEEGGHILPDLAVATQVVKSPGIPDKAPIIQRCVELGVSVISEIELAFRYIGDSQVIAITGSNGKTTTTSLISHILRENGIDAIACGNIGTSLAQCVVRDPHKVYVVELSSFQLDHMYDFRADIAVLTNITPDHLDRYEYALEKYADAKGRVFRNQKPGDLAIYFREDLVTADMLARRESPLESEVQTFGLDKVLQGAYVDGRCFCVRLGDKSYDIDYSQMPLQGIHNVYNMMASTLVALRMGLEIQGIEQALHSFKAVEHRMEPVAVIDGVRYINDSKATNIDSTHYALSAMPDHKTVILLGGTDKGNDYNMIYDLVSAKAKALIYLTTDSEKLHRAFDRLGLPTIDAHSVTEALDFVETLDLEEGDVVLLSPACASFDLFKNYEHRGRVFKEEVLARRERP; from the coding sequence ATGGCATATACCATCGTCCTCGGAGGTGGCGAAAGCGGTCTTTGGGCAGCAGCTCTCGCTGCCCAAAAAGGCCACAAAGTCCTTCTCTCCGACAACGCAAAACTTTCGGACGAAAGCAAGACTTTTCTTCACGAACATCACATCCCTTATGAAGAGGGAGGACACATACTTCCGGATCTTGCTGTGGCGACGCAGGTGGTCAAGAGCCCCGGCATTCCGGATAAAGCTCCGATCATTCAACGTTGTGTCGAACTTGGTGTCTCGGTCATTTCGGAGATCGAGCTTGCTTTCAGATACATCGGCGACAGTCAGGTGATCGCCATCACCGGCAGTAACGGAAAGACCACAACGACTTCTCTAATCTCCCACATCTTGAGAGAGAACGGTATCGATGCCATCGCTTGTGGCAACATAGGGACCTCGCTCGCTCAGTGTGTTGTCCGTGATCCGCATAAAGTCTATGTCGTCGAGTTGAGTAGTTTTCAGCTCGATCATATGTACGACTTCAGGGCTGACATTGCAGTACTCACGAACATCACGCCTGACCACCTCGACCGTTACGAATACGCACTGGAGAAGTATGCCGATGCCAAGGGGCGTGTCTTCCGCAATCAGAAGCCCGGAGATCTTGCGATCTACTTCAGAGAAGATCTTGTCACCGCAGACATGTTGGCTCGTAGAGAGTCTCCTTTGGAGAGCGAAGTCCAGACCTTTGGTTTGGACAAGGTGCTTCAAGGAGCTTATGTCGATGGTCGATGCTTTTGTGTCAGACTTGGTGACAAGTCGTACGATATAGATTACAGCCAAATGCCACTCCAAGGGATCCACAATGTCTACAACATGATGGCATCCACCCTCGTGGCACTACGCATGGGTCTTGAGATCCAAGGGATCGAGCAGGCTCTCCATTCCTTCAAAGCTGTCGAGCACCGTATGGAGCCTGTCGCTGTCATCGATGGTGTCCGATACATCAACGACTCCAAGGCCACCAACATCGACTCCACGCACTATGCCCTGTCGGCTATGCCCGATCACAAGACTGTCATCCTCCTTGGCGGTACGGATAAGGGCAACGACTATAACATGATCTATGACCTCGTCTCTGCCAAAGCCAAGGCACTCATCTATCTCACCACTGATAGTGAGAAGTTGCACCGAGCATTTGACCGATTGGGTTTGCCGACCATTGATGCTCACAGTGTGACCGAAGCACTCGACTTCGTTGAGACCCTTGATCTCGAAGAGGGAGATGTCGTCCTGCTTTCACCTGCCTGTGCGAGTTTTGACTTGTTCAAGAATTACGAGCACCGCGGACGAGTCTTCAAGGAAGAGGTCCTTGCTCGCAGAGAACGCCCATGA
- a CDS encoding AAA domain-containing protein, translated as MEQVCNDLLLKSLNNIDLQESRSAFSDYIDGVTRNPEKPKSPLIYPFGCNESQKLAVETALTNSISVIEGPPGTGKTQTILNLIANLITQNKSVAVVSNNNSAVFNVREKLQKNGYGQIIASLGNKENKDEFFKEINRQCFSKELVLSTKRLSQAKDKATKLNQLLTKGFQYRNEIAKLKELLSDMQTEFEHLKAEQPLHPEMKTQIDAKFHRKISYSKILKLKDLRHKVSIRKRLSVFDHMKALFSYGILYLPHLLEQGEDFENYVNHKFYELYIAKIQTKIHKKEKWLKQNDENSNLAQFVDLSKKIFNTELYNKYCELSTITDFKTDNYLKRFDEFIERYPLLLSTTLSLSSSIPSNHLLDYVIIDEASQVDIIKAAVCFSCCRNVVVVGDSMQLTHIVDQQSQEIADELNEIYHTPPAYDYVKQNILESLKLLYGEHLKSVLLKEHYRCHPKIIAFCNKKYYNNALITMTHSENKYPFKIINTTTKGGKGNFNKRQIEETAEYIKSFSPHSYEKIGVIAPYRSHANMLQKQLPENIEADTIHKFQGREKEIIILNTVRSEIVDFIDNPNLINVAVSRAIKEFVVVKPELMDLPHGTNIGDLIRYICYISDPKEIIIRGKLCSVFDILYKEYNNAYSLLHTSNNTLGGSPAEIIIHRLLKEKILVENHRFAAIDMAREYKLRDLIREYNLFSEEERLFIQNNSRLDFLLYSKIDKTPILAIEVDGVSFHKKEVQQRRDQKKDHILQKLGLSLLRLSTDGNNEEAKIIDALDRAMSIPPIN; from the coding sequence GTGGAGCAAGTATGCAACGACCTCCTTCTAAAATCCCTTAACAATATAGACCTACAAGAGTCTAGATCTGCATTTTCTGACTATATAGATGGGGTTACTAGAAACCCTGAAAAGCCTAAATCTCCGCTCATATACCCTTTCGGATGTAATGAAAGTCAAAAGCTTGCGGTCGAGACAGCACTAACCAACAGCATTAGTGTCATCGAAGGACCTCCGGGCACAGGCAAAACTCAAACGATATTAAACCTCATAGCTAATCTAATTACTCAGAATAAGAGTGTGGCCGTTGTCTCGAATAATAACTCGGCGGTCTTCAATGTCCGAGAAAAGCTTCAAAAGAATGGCTATGGTCAGATCATCGCGTCACTCGGCAATAAAGAAAACAAAGACGAGTTCTTCAAGGAGATAAATCGCCAGTGCTTTAGTAAAGAGCTCGTCCTATCCACAAAAAGGCTAAGTCAAGCCAAGGATAAAGCAACAAAACTGAATCAACTCCTGACAAAGGGATTTCAGTATCGCAACGAGATAGCTAAACTCAAGGAGTTACTTTCAGACATGCAGACTGAGTTCGAACACCTAAAAGCGGAACAACCCCTCCATCCGGAAATGAAGACACAAATAGATGCTAAGTTTCATCGAAAAATCAGTTATAGCAAAATACTTAAACTAAAAGATCTTCGTCACAAAGTCTCAATCAGAAAGCGACTTTCTGTATTTGATCACATGAAAGCCCTCTTCAGTTATGGTATCCTATATTTACCTCACCTACTGGAGCAAGGTGAAGACTTTGAGAATTACGTCAATCACAAGTTTTATGAGCTTTACATAGCAAAGATCCAAACCAAAATACACAAAAAGGAAAAGTGGTTAAAGCAAAATGATGAAAACAGCAACTTAGCACAGTTCGTTGATCTATCAAAAAAGATCTTTAACACCGAGCTGTATAACAAGTACTGCGAACTATCGACGATTACGGACTTTAAAACAGATAATTATCTCAAACGATTCGATGAGTTTATTGAGCGTTACCCTCTACTCCTGAGCACTACACTGTCGCTCAGTAGCAGTATTCCTAGCAACCATTTACTTGACTACGTGATCATTGATGAAGCATCTCAGGTGGACATCATCAAAGCTGCGGTATGCTTCTCATGCTGTCGCAATGTGGTTGTCGTGGGCGACAGTATGCAATTAACCCACATTGTAGATCAACAAAGCCAAGAGATAGCGGATGAGTTGAATGAAATCTATCATACCCCACCCGCTTATGACTATGTCAAGCAAAACATACTCGAGTCCCTGAAGCTCCTCTATGGAGAGCATCTCAAATCCGTTCTTCTGAAAGAGCACTACAGATGTCACCCTAAGATTATAGCCTTTTGCAACAAGAAGTACTATAACAATGCTCTAATCACAATGACCCACAGCGAGAACAAATACCCTTTCAAGATAATAAATACAACGACAAAAGGAGGCAAAGGGAACTTTAACAAGAGACAAATCGAGGAAACAGCAGAATACATCAAAAGCTTCTCTCCTCACTCGTATGAAAAAATAGGAGTGATAGCACCATATCGCAGTCACGCCAATATGCTACAGAAACAACTCCCTGAGAATATTGAAGCTGATACCATACACAAATTTCAAGGAAGAGAGAAAGAAATCATTATCTTGAATACCGTGAGGTCGGAAATAGTAGACTTTATAGATAACCCAAACCTCATCAATGTAGCAGTTTCAAGAGCCATAAAAGAATTTGTGGTAGTAAAACCAGAACTGATGGATCTTCCTCACGGTACTAATATAGGCGATTTGATACGCTATATATGCTATATATCAGACCCTAAAGAGATTATTATCAGGGGAAAGCTCTGCTCGGTCTTTGACATCCTCTATAAAGAGTACAACAATGCTTATTCTCTACTTCACACTTCGAATAATACACTAGGTGGCTCTCCTGCAGAAATCATCATACATCGTCTCTTGAAAGAAAAAATACTAGTTGAAAACCATAGATTTGCAGCCATAGACATGGCAAGAGAGTACAAGTTAAGAGACCTTATTAGAGAATACAACCTATTCTCCGAAGAAGAGCGGCTCTTCATACAAAACAATTCAAGATTGGACTTCCTCTTATACAGTAAAATAGATAAAACACCAATACTTGCGATAGAAGTAGATGGTGTTTCGTTCCACAAGAAAGAGGTACAACAAAGGAGAGATCAAAAGAAAGATCACATTCTACAGAAACTGGGATTATCCCTACTGCGTCTTTCGACGGATGGTAACAACGAAGAGGCAAAAATCATAGACGCACTTGATCGCGCTATGTCCATTCCCCCAATCAACTAA
- a CDS encoding Lrp/AsnC family transcriptional regulator — MVKIDNLDRKILNVIISNARTPFKEIADSCGVSRAAVHQRVQRLIEAKVITGSGYHVDYKLLGYTTYTYVGVKLEKGSLFREVSEALKQINEIVECHFTTGAYAMLIKVVSRDNAHLMEVLSEHIQNIPGVLSTETMISLEENFSRPYVLTDIVDGK; from the coding sequence ATGGTTAAGATTGACAATCTCGATAGGAAAATACTGAATGTGATCATTTCCAATGCTCGGACGCCTTTCAAGGAGATCGCTGACAGCTGTGGTGTCTCCAGAGCTGCGGTGCACCAGAGAGTACAGCGTCTGATCGAAGCCAAAGTCATCACAGGGTCGGGTTATCATGTAGACTACAAGCTTTTGGGCTACACGACATATACTTATGTCGGGGTGAAGCTCGAGAAGGGCTCTCTCTTCAGAGAGGTGAGCGAAGCTCTCAAGCAGATCAATGAGATCGTGGAGTGTCACTTCACCACCGGTGCGTATGCAATGCTGATCAAAGTCGTCTCGAGAGACAATGCACACCTGATGGAGGTCCTCAGCGAGCACATCCAAAACATCCCCGGTGTCCTCTCGACAGAGACGATGATCTCTCTCGAAGAGAACTTCTCTCGCCCCTATGTCCTTACCGATATAGTGGATGGGAAGTGA
- the rsmH gene encoding 16S rRNA (cytosine(1402)-N(4))-methyltransferase RsmH, protein MAKSKKKSSTTVPEDGIVTAGCYHIPVLLKESVDALDIRPDGVYIDATHGGGGHSREILGRLGPEGRLFGVDRDLDALANCVIDDPRFTFVRSNFRHIAHFMDFYGVEHVDGILADLGVSSHHLDDEERGFSFRFDAPIDMRMNQAGGRTAAMLIRETEVGDLADIFKTYGEVKGSYKIATLLKEADKAGRLSTISDLLEALRPVCPPHDKKNLARIFQALRIAVNEEIDALRQLLEVSVELLRPGGRLSVITYHSLEDRPVKNFIRTGNIDGTRHTDVFGAVISPIEPLGSKPILPSAEEITQNPRSRSAKLRVGIRKEKK, encoded by the coding sequence ATGGCGAAAAGTAAGAAAAAGTCTTCGACCACAGTTCCGGAAGATGGTATTGTCACAGCCGGTTGTTACCATATCCCCGTGCTCCTCAAAGAGAGTGTGGATGCCCTTGATATACGTCCTGATGGGGTGTATATCGATGCCACGCATGGTGGTGGCGGTCATAGTCGGGAGATACTTGGCAGACTTGGTCCGGAGGGGCGACTCTTCGGGGTGGATAGGGACTTGGATGCTTTGGCAAACTGTGTGATCGATGATCCGAGATTCACCTTCGTGCGCTCGAACTTCAGACACATCGCTCACTTCATGGACTTCTATGGTGTGGAGCATGTGGATGGCATCCTTGCCGATCTCGGGGTCTCGTCTCATCACTTGGATGATGAGGAGAGGGGTTTTTCGTTCAGGTTCGATGCCCCGATAGATATGCGCATGAACCAAGCCGGGGGCCGCACGGCGGCGATGCTCATCCGGGAGACTGAGGTGGGTGATCTGGCAGACATCTTCAAGACCTATGGGGAGGTCAAAGGCTCGTACAAGATCGCCACTCTCCTTAAGGAGGCTGACAAGGCCGGGAGGCTCTCCACGATATCCGACTTGCTCGAGGCCCTTCGTCCGGTATGCCCGCCCCATGATAAGAAGAACCTCGCGAGGATCTTCCAGGCTCTCCGTATCGCGGTGAATGAGGAGATCGATGCCCTCCGACAGCTGTTGGAGGTGTCGGTGGAGCTCCTTCGTCCCGGTGGTCGTCTGTCGGTGATCACGTATCATTCGCTTGAGGATCGCCCGGTGAAAAATTTCATCCGTACGGGCAATATCGATGGTACTCGACACACGGATGTTTTCGGTGCAGTGATTTCGCCGATAGAGCCTTTGGGGAGCAAGCCGATCTTGCCTTCGGCCGAAGAGATCACACAGAACCCTCGCTCAAGGAGTGCCAAGCTTCGTGTGGGGATAAGGAAGGAAAAGAAGTAG
- a CDS encoding penicillin-binding transpeptidase domain-containing protein: MEKHKDQERRLKMLTERSKHASIRYMLVGVVIVLSAVVVFLATFTVAVTNAGYWRELDTQSRLSDAYAPASRGNIYSDNGTALAISVPKYTVRMDFGAQGIVDSTFYNNVDALSKALADYFGNKSKATYKNELLTAFKAKKRAHRLLPFEISHTQLKALKEMPFLSIPNRNKSGMVVEMTVRREKPFNTMASRTIGNLEKDVDSLQRTHGSSGLEMAFDSVLCGTPGIDMRRYIGGTTIRISKVKPIDGVDVHTTLNVGIQDITERSLRAMLTEVNADWGCAIVMEVETGQIKALSNLDRISEGVYAEKTNHALADLLEPGSTIKVPSIMAALEEGSCEPGDSIDTGNGLFPYGGRTVVDHNAKKGGYGRISVAQSIHYSSNVGVVKTVLKAFEKDRQKFVRHLDDMSFLEPIRLEIPGTAAPRIKRDIKQWDRTSLAWMSFGYETMIPPIYMCRFYNAIANDGKMMEPYIVTAIKDKDEVIEKFKPKVVNKKIASSKTLKQMREMLRGVVTSGTGKDADSRYVSIAGKTGTAQRSGEGGYGNSGHNVSFCGFFPYENPKYTCMVTVSRPRNGYPSGGRIAGGVVRNIAEQIFATTMSMDVDELVPDSTAHFDVVIHAGARSAVKHASDISGISSYDINGSKKWLSVQRHSGDEKRRPNEYQAFDLEHGIVPDLVGVSTTDAVFIAEKAGLRVSLSGHGGVVHQQSLRAGQTFNGNPTITLKLH, translated from the coding sequence ATGGAGAAGCATAAGGATCAAGAGCGTCGGTTGAAGATGTTGACCGAGAGGAGTAAGCATGCCTCTATCAGATATATGCTGGTAGGGGTGGTGATTGTATTGTCTGCCGTAGTGGTATTTTTGGCAACCTTTACGGTAGCCGTGACCAATGCAGGATATTGGAGGGAGCTGGATACACAGTCTCGTCTCTCGGATGCTTATGCGCCTGCTTCGAGGGGAAATATCTACTCGGACAACGGTACTGCTCTTGCCATCAGTGTGCCCAAGTATACCGTACGTATGGACTTTGGTGCTCAGGGGATCGTGGACTCTACGTTTTACAACAATGTCGATGCCCTCTCCAAGGCTCTCGCCGACTACTTCGGAAACAAAAGCAAAGCGACATATAAGAACGAACTCTTGACTGCTTTCAAAGCCAAGAAGAGGGCGCATCGTCTGTTGCCCTTTGAGATCAGTCATACCCAGCTCAAAGCACTCAAGGAGATGCCTTTCCTCTCTATCCCCAATCGAAACAAGTCCGGTATGGTGGTAGAGATGACGGTGCGTAGGGAGAAGCCTTTCAACACGATGGCTTCTCGTACCATAGGCAACCTCGAGAAGGATGTGGACAGCCTCCAGCGCACGCATGGCAGCAGTGGGTTGGAGATGGCTTTCGACTCTGTGCTCTGTGGGACTCCGGGCATAGATATGAGACGCTACATCGGTGGTACGACGATACGTATATCCAAGGTCAAACCCATCGATGGCGTCGATGTACACACGACCCTCAATGTCGGGATACAGGACATCACCGAACGTAGTCTCAGGGCGATGCTTACAGAGGTCAATGCCGACTGGGGGTGTGCCATCGTGATGGAGGTGGAGACGGGTCAGATCAAGGCTCTGTCCAATCTCGATCGTATCAGTGAAGGGGTCTATGCCGAGAAGACGAACCACGCACTCGCAGACTTGCTTGAGCCGGGGTCGACCATAAAGGTGCCTTCGATCATGGCAGCTCTTGAGGAGGGCAGCTGTGAGCCCGGAGACAGCATAGATACAGGCAACGGTCTCTTCCCTTACGGTGGTCGTACAGTCGTGGACCACAATGCCAAGAAGGGTGGGTATGGTCGTATCTCTGTGGCTCAGTCGATACATTATTCGTCAAACGTGGGGGTTGTGAAGACCGTCCTCAAGGCATTCGAGAAGGATCGTCAGAAGTTTGTCCGACATCTGGATGACATGTCTTTCCTCGAGCCTATCCGGCTTGAGATACCGGGTACTGCCGCTCCTCGCATCAAGAGGGACATCAAGCAGTGGGACAGGACTTCGTTGGCCTGGATGTCGTTCGGGTATGAGACGATGATCCCACCGATATATATGTGCAGGTTCTACAACGCCATAGCGAATGATGGTAAGATGATGGAACCCTATATCGTCACTGCGATAAAGGATAAGGATGAGGTCATCGAGAAGTTCAAGCCCAAGGTGGTGAACAAGAAGATCGCATCCTCCAAGACCTTGAAACAGATGCGTGAGATGCTTCGTGGGGTGGTGACTTCCGGTACAGGGAAGGATGCCGACTCTCGGTACGTCTCCATCGCAGGGAAGACCGGGACAGCTCAGCGAAGTGGGGAGGGAGGCTATGGTAATAGTGGACACAATGTGTCGTTCTGTGGCTTCTTCCCTTACGAAAACCCAAAGTACACTTGCATGGTCACGGTGAGCCGTCCCCGTAATGGTTATCCATCGGGAGGGCGTATAGCCGGTGGGGTCGTTCGGAACATTGCCGAACAGATCTTTGCCACCACGATGAGCATGGATGTGGACGAGCTTGTGCCGGACTCTACGGCACACTTCGATGTCGTCATACATGCCGGTGCTCGTTCGGCCGTGAAGCACGCTTCGGACATCTCGGGGATCTCTTCGTACGATATCAATGGCAGTAAGAAGTGGCTCTCGGTACAGAGACATTCGGGTGATGAGAAGAGACGTCCCAATGAGTATCAGGCCTTCGATCTTGAGCATGGCATCGTCCCCGACCTTGTCGGTGTATCGACGACAGATGCGGTCTTCATCGCAGAGAAGGCCGGACTCCGAGTGTCCCTCTCCGGTCATGGAGGGGTCGTCCATCAGCAGTCGCTCCGTGCGGGACAGACATTCAATGGCAATCCTACGATAACACTTAAACTACATTAA